TGATTCATTTCCTGCCCTCAGGCAAGATGGTTTGAGCTCGAGAGATGTATGCTCGAAGGGGATGGCTTTGTCAATGGTtgcttgttgggagcataggcgaatAAAGATCACGAGCTCGTAATAGGAAAATGGTCTTGAAGGCACATGGATCTAGTGTCGAAGCTCATCAGCTGTGTGTGAATGTATTAATTGTTATAAATTCcttatgtttaagggatctgatgtaatttgttattaaatcccacattttatgggatattaccgctacatagtaactaatgcatttagtggcattattttatttgagttataGAATATCTTCCGGAAATATGTGGGAAGCAATTTAGAaaacccctctataaatagagtgggataattcatttgtaaatgaccgaaatattgagatttggagagaaaactctggacaATTGCTTCTTGAAAGCTTCCAGGGGATTCCAAAtagttaataatatagactcgtagactaggcagattttaactgctgaaccacgtaaaagattctGTCTACatctttcatttttttctagtatatttttatttaattgctcttcttttctaagttgacgaaaaacggcgtcaacaatgaaattttatgatatttatataacaataataatgtgTCCAAACAAATAAATTACACAAATATACTACGTGACAAATTACTTTTACTTAGTGAGACTCTTCATAAATAAAGATGATTAGTTGAAGTCATTTATCACATAAATATGTGTAATATTTGTGTGTAATTTGTATGTAATTTGTGTGCACGTATCATTACTCTTTGTATAAACAGTAATAGCCAAGTATAatcaattaattatataaaattgttACTTTGGTTTATTATATTATACATGCTTAGAACACCACGATCAGAAATTTAGAGGAGTTATTAATTCTTATATATTTAATGGGGTTTTGTCTCCTAGTGAATATGTGTTTTGCATGGGATAGGTACGTGTCAACTTAACTGGATAATGAAGAAAGATgtcattttaattttaaataacttCTCATAATATTATCATAAATGTTGATGTTACTACAGTCTTCGTCTCTCCTGATTTTTTTCTTGTAGCAGGCCCTGCTAGCATGGAAATTAAATAAGTCTATGACCTATCTATTTatcttattaaaataaaattatgtgtatatttatatgttGGTGCATATATGGATAAGAGATTTGTGATCCAACGTCACAACCCAACGTCATTAATAAACTACAATGAAGAATGTGTATCATGCAAGatctaaataatttattattaaaaataattataatcatTTGTAAAATAACGATAgaattgtatatatataaagcATTTTATATTTAAGTAAAATAAAACTCATTAATTTATTATTAGATAAATTCTGAATAAAATAGTAATGTTGTGTGGCCTACAAATATTATGACTCCTTGGTCCCTCATTATTAGATAAATATTTAGATGCATGTACGTTGCATAGGTGGAATCAAGGCAACAATTTCTTGTgggcatgcatgcatgcatgtaacACGTTTATACATTTTCCTTCAATTTGTTCACaccatatatacatacatacgcACCATGAGCTCACGTTGCTTACGTACCCAACTAGCTTTAACTTTAATTAAACCATTATAATTATTGCCAttattgttttgtaatatttcATATATCTAATAAGGTTAAATTCATTATAAAATTAAGGTAATGGACATTAAAACTGCTACATCTacgcatatgtatatatatagtgaATTAATATGTCGAGTATAGTAACCTTACCATTTCTCCATAATTTTAACCAAGGTAATGGACTCATTTATATTCATGCTAGCTGGCAGATCAAGGTGTGTCATTGAAAAGTTATTTAAACATTGAAAGGACAACTTTCTCCATCATCCAATCACATTGTGACACCTCAGTACGTGTCAATGGAGCCATTAATGCCAAATGGGAACTTAACCCACATGCATTGGGGTAAATTGGACTACGTTTCCCATCTTGGAATTAAAGCATTAATTACATCATTTAATCAGCCCAAACATAATTAACATTCAATTTCTTCTTGCTCCAACAAAATACGATAAAGACAAAATTGTAATTATATCATTAGTAGGGATGCCAATTGTACGGATCAaggatgattattattattattattattattgccaTTCTTATATTTTGTAGATATTAGGTTGGGATGTTGGTGCACACTTCACATGGCGTGGGTCTCTTCTTCgcaactaaaaaaaattataattcaattATTTTTATATGTTGTTGTACATAATAATTACTTAAGAACTCTCACTATTTTTTGGAATATACTAAATAATTTACGTTACCACAAATAAACttcaaaataatttatttcattataaaatatcttcaaAACAATTTGTTTCTTATTTTTGTTATTGTAAATTAcatagaatttttcaaaaatttgtgGAAGGTATTCTAAATAAGTACTCTGTACATCATTATATAAAACACGAAAACAGATTATTTTGAAGTCTGGTTTATACATTCGTGAAACATATTATTTTGATGTCCTTTTTTGCatcgtaaattattcgaaataacctaaaaatttgtGAGATGCCTagctataactataatatacaccatTATAACGCCCTTACGGGTAAGTTCGAGCTATTTCATCCAAGCGAAAAAATTCAAGGGACAAGAGTCTATAGGTGTCACAATTCAAGGGAATACTATATTTGTCCTAAATATAACAATGAGCATGCATCATTGTATATATATaacttaaatatatataattatccacattattcatttcaaatatatAATTGCATAATTCTTTGATAGAGGCATGACTTTTGTCCTTATGAAAACTGCAATATAATTAACATGTGGGTCCAAACACAAAGGGTAGTGAGAGATCAAGAGTGGCTATAAATAGGTCTATATATTTGTGTGGTTTGCCAACATCCAACACATTCGGTGAAGCCTTTTCTTATAATATAATCTTAAGCAAATATCAACTCCATCACCAAGATGAGCAATATTTCCTTTGGTGTCCTTCACTCCAAAGTGGAGCAGATGGTCTATTCCAATACTCTTTTGCATGAGCAGCATCTGGCGACCGAGGAGGGTGAGCCCATTGATCTCTTCAACATGTCCGACAAGAAGATCACTGACCTCGTCTACTCCACTCATGTCCACACTCCAAAAACTTTCGACGAGGACTCTCTTTTCGTCATCGTCAAAAACATTCTTGATCATGCTATCCGAACCAGTGATGATGTTCTACAGGTATAAACTATTCTTCAATAATCCAATTTGCTGTAATTAAATCACAATcaatttcatataaatatatatatatatatatatatttatatagtcaCGTAATAAAAATATTGCTTGTGATGTCGATTGCGTACAGGGACGAAGCCAAGTTACCCCGGAAAACAAAGAGGCTATAATAGTTATAGATCCTAACTTGAGTATTCCCTTGTGCAAGCTCAAGGAAATTGGCAGCGAGGTATAATAGTTATAACTAAGTATTGCTATATAGTTATtgattaatattttaataataatatttacaaatagatatatatttttttaatgtatttagAAGAGTATAGTTTTGTTGATAGAATATTGAGTATATAAAGATTTTACAAAATGatataaaaaaaagtattatCTTACAAATATATGTAAgttatatgtgtatgtatatatgtatgtatcaGCTTTCATGCAAGGCTCCAGGAGAGAAAATAGCACACAAAACAACTCTCTCTATCCTGAATAAGCTGTCAGAGTATACATGGGAAACAAAAGCAGTGCTAACCCTAACAGCTTTCGCCATGGAGATAGGAGAGTTTTGGCTATTGGCGAAGCTTTACCAGTCGAACCAAGCATTGGCAAGTCAATTGGCCATCCTTAGAAGAGTGCCAGTCCTCATCAAGCAGCCCCTAGAACTCAAAAAGCAACAGCGGGCCATAAAAAACTCAACTCCATGATCAGGATCATCATGGATGTTATTGCCATCTTCGACGAGTTTGAGACGCTCTCCAAGCATTACGGCTTTGATATTCCAAAGTTGGAAAATTTCTTCAATATCATGCCTGCTTATGTCTACTGGACTATTATGACTATTGCAGCCTGTGCTACCAAGTTCAGTATTCTCATCAGTGATGAGTAAGTCCTCGATCGTCATATATATAGCGAATAATTGACCAAGAAGATAAGATTATTggtttaataataatattatttttgtcaGTAATTGTTGCATATGTTTGCAGGCCGGAGAAGCGTCATGATTTAAGGCCATATGACCAAAAGATTTATTCCGTTCTTGCGGCCGTCGAACGATGGCGCCTTGAGTGCGAAAAACAAAAAAGTTCAGATCCCTAATACATTTCTAAGAATATAATATTACCCACTTTTCTTTAAGAGTAATTTACTAGGACACAACACAAGGCACACAAAATATCTCactatatatttttatgtataaattGAGTATATCCCTAACACTAATCTATCACAATCAGTGTTCAACTGTGAGTGAGTTACATCATAAATTATtctaattttcaaaaaattgatGTGATGATTGTTATAGATGCAATGTAATAAAAatatagaattataattttttcACGAGAGACACATTTACTAGCTAGTAAAGGGAAAGGTAGCACTCCACTATAAAATTCCCTTAGATTATATCACTATTAACTTATATCATTGTTTAGCTATAAGACTTTTTTTACTTTACAACTGCAGATGAGTTGACGGCGTACAATTGGATCGCGAAAATCTTTAGTACTCCAACAGAAATCATGGAGATTTTCAAGGCCATTATATTCTTTCAAATCGAGGATTATACAAAATACCAGCCACTTATGGTTGGATCTACAAATGAATTGGTATGTTACATGAAAACGTGTGACTATAATGCTAATATGTTATTGTCAATAAACTCTATCATTAAATATATACTAGATTGCTAAAATTATAGTAATAACAATTAATTTGTACTGAATATTTAGTATTTTTagggaaaacaaaaataaaaaaaatgacattGAATATAATTACTAAAATAGATATGTGTTTAGTTTACCTAATATATACTAACCTAGCTATGTTATTTTTAAAACAGGTGAATCTTGATGTGTTGAAGGAGAAGTTTGTGTACCTTTTCATTTCAGGCGTCGACGTCTCTTATGAAGATATTGTATTCCTCAAACATGTTCATGAAGAACTAAAGAAACACACCCGATACACAATAGTGTGGATTCCCATTGTAGAGTCATGGAAtgagaaacaaaagaaaaattttGAGTGTCAAAGGTCAAAGATGCCATGGTACATCTTGAATTTCTTTAAACCGATTGCAGGGCTAAAATACATCAGGGAACATTGGGAATTTACTGGCGAGGGGTTGGTTGTGGCGTTAAACGATGGGAAGTTGATAAAACGCAAAAAACTCGATTTGATCCGCGGTGATCCAAAATTCTTTGAAGTTGATATTCCCATAATAAGAGAATTTAGATGGATTGATAGATTGTTCGGAAATTTGGACGCTTCTATTTGCACCTGGGTAATATATAACTTTTCTTACACTGCATGATCAAATTTACTTATaatgtttcaaaaaaaaaattggtgataagATATTAGATTGTTAATGATATTTACTGACTTCACTGGTACAGCTCAAGGGGAACAAGTATATTTTCTTCTACGGAGGAAAAGAGGAATGGACCAAACAGTTCAAAGAGAAATCAGAGGCCATCATTAAAGATCAGAAGATTAATATCGAGTTGTTTTGTGTGGAGAAGAAGACAATCGAAAGCAGGGAAGATCTCACCATGCTTAC
The Humulus lupulus chromosome 6, drHumLupu1.1, whole genome shotgun sequence DNA segment above includes these coding regions:
- the LOC133783662 gene encoding protein SIEVE ELEMENT OCCLUSION B-like — protein: MSNISFGVLHSKVEQMVYSNTLLHEQHLATEEGEPIDLFNMSDKKITDLVYSTHVHTPKTFDEDSLFVIVKNILDHAIRTSDDVLQGRSQVTPENKEAIIVIDPNLSIPLCKLKEIGSELSCKAPGEKIAHKTTLSILNKLSEYTWETKAVLTLTAFAMEIGEFWLLAKLYQSNQALASQLAILRRVPVLIKQPLELKKQQRAIKNSDEFETLSKHYGFDIPKLENFFNIMPAYVYWTIMTIAACATKFSILISDEPEKRHDLRPYDQKIYSVLAAVERWRLECEKQKNELTAYNWIAKIFSTPTEIMEIFKAIIFFQIEDYTKYQPLMVGSTNELVNLDVLKEKFVYLFISGVDVSYEDIVFLKHVHEELKKHTRYTIVWIPIVESWNEKQKKNFECQRSKMPWYILNFFKPIAGLKYIREHWEFTGEGLVVALNDGKLIKRKKLDLIRGDPKFFEVDIPIIREFRWIDRLFGNLDASICTWLKGNKYIFFYGGKEEWTKQFKEKSEAIIKDQKINIELFCVEKKTIESREDLTMLTKFWSNVESLLGSRTSVEVDQKAPEKDDYFGAKDIAKLLSFNYKDGWALFSKGPSLVTIGYIPTMCKVLEEFGKWKENIQKNGFEKSLKGYYETLSGTTEPTCCHFYIPTHGGKNLEIQCPDPGCSRTLEMFTSYKCCHVDPPLNAFH